TTCTTAAAAAAATACTGGAACTTTTAACAGATGCGGAAATGAAGAGGATAGTAAATAGAGACACCTTAACTTTACAGGTACTTTATACTTCATGCAACCAGAATGCACATTATAAAAAAGAGAATTTTAATTTAAAACTCAGGAAAATGATAGTTTTCAAAAAGCTACTAACTCTATTATTTCTGTTTGTATCAATCATATCCTTTTCTCAAAATTCAGAAAGGGATTTAATAGACATAGCTATTAATGATATTCGATCTGGCAAAAACAGAGAAGCAATAAAAATTCTGAACAAAGTAATTAAGGAAAATAAAAAGTCAACTTTTGCCTATAATATTAGAAGTATAGCCAAGACAAATTTAGGTAAATATAAAAGTGCACTTAAGGATTTAGATAATGCCATACAAATAAGCCCTAATTATGCGGACGCTTATTTCAATAAGGGACACATAAAAGAAATTAACTTGCATGATCATTATGGTGCAATTCGAGAATATAACAAAGCCATAGGATTGGATTCTACCAATCATTTTTACTATAGTAATAGAGGCAATTGTAAAGCAGAATTATCAAATTATGAAGATGCTCTAGATGATTACAACAAATCAATTAGTATCAACCCAAATACTCCCTTTATTTATATTAATCGCGCCGTAACACTTAAAGAATTAGGACGTTTTGAGGACTCATTAAATGACTGTGATTTAGCAATTAGTTTAGACTCATTGTACATGAATCCATATTATTTAAAAGGAGTCTTATTGAATAAATTAGGTAAAATTGAAGATGCTTGTCTAAACCTCATCAAAGCAAGGGAATTAGGCAATAAAAAAGTGGAAGCCTTTATTAAGAAGTTTTGTGAATAATTGAAATTTAAGTTGTGATTTTTCATTTTCACAATGCACTGATTAAAAAACTCCTGACCCGGCGTAATCATCATGTCGCGATTTTTAGATTTCTCCCTACAAATTTGCTACGCAAATTTTCCAGTCGAAATGACAAGCGTTGCGGTGTGATTGGAGGGGGCTGGATCGTGCGCAAAGCGCACGATCCAGCCCCCCCTCTCTATCGCCAGCCGTGTCATTTCGACCGAAGGGAGAAATCTATATTCCACGACAATTCGATTTACGACTAAGCATCTATAATTCTCTGATTATCAACAATCAGGTAAGATGTTCTGTGATTACTATAAATCTAATTTAGTGGGAAACGAAGAAAAACCAAGGCATAACAAATTGTTAGGATTGTTCTAATATCCTACTCGCATCAAAGATGGATAAAAACGTTGCTTGAAATCCGTTTCTGATAATACCGTCAACCCTTGCCCTCTCAACACATTCCCAATTCCCCCCCTCACCCCCGCACCGTAATGCTGCTCCTCCCGCCGGCGTCTTTGGTGAGTTCTATCTGGGTGGTGATGCGTTCTTTGAGCGCTGCCACATGGCTGATGATTCCTATCGTTCGGTTGGTTTCGTGCTGCAGGCGTTCGAGTGTGGAGAGCGCCGTGTCGAGGGTTTCCTGGTCGAGGCTGCCAAAGCCTTCGTCGATGAAGAGGCTGTTGATGCGCGTATTTTTTCCGGCCAGATCCGATAGCCCCAGCGCCAGCGCCAGGCTCACCATAAAACTTTCGCCGCCGGAAAGCGTATTCACCGAGCGCCGGTCGTCGCCGTGTTGTGTGTCGATCACAAAAAGCTCGTCGTCATTCTCGTCGCCCTCGTTGATGAGGATATAGCGTGCCGAGAGCTTTTTCAGGTGCTGGTTGGCGCGCCCGAGCAGATGCAGCAGCGTGAGGCGTTGCGCAAAGCGCGAAAAACGCATGCCCTGCGCGTCGCCCATCACCCTGTTGAGGGCGTCCCACCGCTGATACTCCTTTTGCTGCGCCTTGAGTTGCTGCACAATCACGCTGTGGCGTTTTGCATTTTCGTCGTGTTCCTCCAGGCGCCGGCGCAGGTCGCCCGTGCGCTGGTTGTTCTGGTCGAGCGCCTCGTCGGCAGCAGCCTTTTTGTCCGCCAGCATCTCCACCGTCAGCGTTGCATCGTCGTCTTTTTGCAAATCTTCGATCTCCTTCTCCAGCGTCTTGCGCTGAAACGCTGCCTGACTCATAGCCTTGTCGTGGGCAGTCAGCATTTCATCAATGCGGCGCGCTTCGGCGGCAGGGAGCAGCGCATCAGCCGCCTGCTGCACCGTCTCCATTTTTGCTTCGGCAAGCTGCGGCTGCAACGTCGCCGCCAGCGCTTCCGATTCTTTGGTTTGCTTTCCTATCTCCTCGCCCAGCTTAGCGAGCTGCCGGCTTTCATTTGTTTCGGCCGTTTCGCTGCGCGCCAGTTGCGTGGCAAGCGTTGCCGCCTGGCTTTCGGCAGCGCGCTGCTTTTGCGTCAGTTCGCGCTGTGCCGTGGCAACGTCCTTCTCACCAAAAATCCCGACTCGTTGTTCGTTTAGCTCCGTAAACTTCGTTTGCTGCACCAGCCGCTCTTCGGTCAGATTTTTCTTTGCATCCGCTAACGCTTCCAGGCGTTTTATTATGTT
The genomic region above belongs to Bacteroidales bacterium and contains:
- a CDS encoding tetratricopeptide repeat protein, with product MKRIVNRDTLTLQVLYTSCNQNAHYKKENFNLKLRKMIVFKKLLTLLFLFVSIISFSQNSERDLIDIAINDIRSGKNREAIKILNKVIKENKKSTFAYNIRSIAKTNLGKYKSALKDLDNAIQISPNYADAYFNKGHIKEINLHDHYGAIREYNKAIGLDSTNHFYYSNRGNCKAELSNYEDALDDYNKSISINPNTPFIYINRAVTLKELGRFEDSLNDCDLAISLDSLYMNPYYLKGVLLNKLGKIEDACLNLIKARELGNKKVEAFIKKFCE